The Sebastes fasciatus isolate fSebFas1 chromosome 13, fSebFas1.pri, whole genome shotgun sequence genome includes a region encoding these proteins:
- the mrps7 gene encoding small ribosomal subunit protein uS7m, producing MAASISALLKPWTPRVFLVRWSRYNPYYLEPEVRKEAYSTPEAELSAEEKEERKLKTLRPIKAATSGVTSSVFDDQVLSKFVNMMMEDGNKVLAREIMTNTLESIKRKQVEKYHKAPEAQKDEIECNPYTIFHQALENCKPVVGLASIQKGGKYYQVPIPLSDNRRRFLAMKWMITECRDSKHRRTHMYEKLSQELLAASVKEGNVIKKKIELHKMAEANRAYAHYRWW from the exons ATGGCTGCCTCCATCTCAGCATTATTAAAACCTTGGACACCGag GGTGTTCCTGGTGAGGTGGAGCAGATACAACCCGTACTATCTGGAGCCAGAGGTCAGGAAGGAGGCCTACAGCACGCCAGAGGCTGAGCTGAGCgctgaggagaaggaggagcgGAAGCTCAAAACGCTCCGACCCATCAAGGCGGCAACCAGCGGAGTCACCAGCTCTGTTTTCGACGACCAGGTCCTCAG TAAATTCGTCAACATGATGATGGAGGATGGAAACAAGGTTTTGGCCAGAGAGATCATGACAAAT ACTTTGGAGAGCATAAAGAGGAAACAGGTGGAGAAATACCACAAAGCTCCAGAAGCGCAGAAAGACGAGATCGAGTGTAACCCCTACACCATCTTTCACCAGGCTCTGGAGAACTGCAAGCCTGTGGTCGGGCTGGCCAGCATACAGAAAGGTGGAAAGTACTACCAG GTGCCCATCCCTCTTTCGGACAACCGCCGTCGATTCCTCGCAATGAAATGGATGATCACAGAGTGCAGGGACAGCAAACACCGACGCACACACATGTATGAAAAGCTTTCCCAGGAACTGCTGGCAGCGTCCGTGAAGGAGGGCAACGTCATCAAGAAGAAGATCGAGCTGCACAAGATGGCCGAAGCCAACCGAGCCTACGCTCACTACCGCTGGTGGTAG
- the gga3b gene encoding ADP-ribosylation factor-binding protein GGA3 isoform X2 — MTSRDVVSAMAYQEEESLESWLNKATHPTNRQEDWEYIIGFCDQINKELEGPQIAVTLLVHKIHSPQEWEALQALTVLEACMKNCARRFHNEVGKYRFLNELIKVVSPKYMGDSAPEKVKLKIVEMLYSWTVAFPNETKISEAYQTLRRQGLVTHDPELPLDRTLIPSPPTRPKHPVFDNEDMGKLLAELLRSKNPEDLQEANRLIKNMVKEDEARVQKVTKRIHTLEEVNINVKLLTEMLSHYNKDSSTDSDRDIIKELYERCDKLRRAAFKIATETEDNDTSLGDILQASDDLSRVINSYKKIVEGQPINGDSEEPRSTAGHSESETTDTLIDLADLAGLDTPSPPQPAAHHFQPAAHHFQSADLISTNPTASPIPVLPPPPKRLAGSHGSQSSSPSHPPLDKTSAALSLLDDELLSLGLNDPPTSLSKPKLNELSDQWTSLQAPASGVDLFGCAAYSVPAVPPPEPAAATNSLQNLQDLAMMGFPDHKSLSVQMTARGNSFGMPAAPLILGHGSPSSPSFLQAVIPGSPALSHVKVQSLSSAPGSPLFHSLSPCHPPLQGSPARAADVSLSNVHVPLEAIRPSKVLPVTAYDKDGVRMLLNFASDCPAGRPDVLVMVVSMLNTAPLLVHNVVLQAAVPKSMKVKLQPPSGAELAPFNPILPPASITQIMLLANPTKEKVRLRYKLAFTLGDRLCNEVGEVDQFPPPDNWDQL; from the exons ATGACGTCACGCGATGTTGTGAGTGCTATGGCGTACCAGGAAGAGGAGTCGCTTGAATCCTGGCTCA ATAAAGCCACCCATCCGACAAACCGACAGGAGGACTGGGAGTACATCATAGGCTTCTGTGATCAGATCAACAAGGAGCTGGAAGG TCCTCAGATAGCTGTGACTCTGCTCGTCCACAAAATTCACTCGCCACAAGAATGGGAGGCTCTTCAGGCTCTGACA GTATTGGAGGCTTGTATGAAGAACTGCGCGAGAAGGTTTCATAATGAAGTCggaaaatacagatttttgaaTGAGCTGATTAAAGTTGTGTCTCCGAAG TACATGGGTGACAGCGCGCCCGAGAAGGTGAAGTTGAAGATTGTAGAGATGCTGTACAGCTGGACGGTGGCGTTTCCAAATGAAACCAAGATAAGTGAAGCCTACCAGACGCTGAGGAGACAGG GCCTCGTGACACATGACCCGGAGTTACCGCTGGACAGGACTCTGATTCCTTCTCCTCCGACACGACCGAAGCATCCGGTGTTTGACAACGAGGACATGGGCAAG ctgCTTGCTGAGCTTCTTCGGAGTAAAAACCCAGAGGACCTCCAGGAAgccaacagattaatcaaaaaCATGGTGAAAGAG GACGAGGCTCGTGTGCAGAAGGTTACGAAGCGTATACACACTCTGGAGGAGGTGAACATCAACGTGAAGCTGCTGACGGAGATGCTGTCCCACTACAATAAAGACAGCTCCACCGACTCAGACAGGGACATTATTAAG GAACTCTACGAGCGCTGTGACAAGCTGAGGCGTGCTGCTTTCAAAATTGCCACCGAGACGGAGGACAATGACACTAGTCTAG GTGACATCCTGCAGGCCAGCGATGACCTCTCCAGGGTCATCAACTCCTACAAGAAGATCGTTGAGGGGCAGCCCATCAACGGTGACAGCGAGGAGCCTCGCTCTACCGCTGGTCACAGCGAGAGTG AGACCACAGATACGCTGATCGACCTCGCCGACCTCGCCGGCCTCGACACTCCGAGCCCTCCTCAGCCCGCTGCCCATCACTTCCAGCCCGCCGCCCATCACTTCCAGTCCGCTGATCTCATCTCCACCAATCCCACGGCTTCCCCCATCCCCgtcctgcctcctcctcccaaACGCCTGGCCGGCTCCCACGGCAGCCAGAGCAGCAGCCCGAGTCACCCCCCCCTCGACAAGACCTCCGCTGCTCTGTCTCTCCTCGACGATGAGCTGCTGTCTCTAG GACTGAACGACCCCCCTACCTCTCTGAGCAAACCCAAGTTGAACGAGCTGTCTGATCAGTGGACTTCCTTGCAG GCTCCAGCTTCAGGTGTGGACCTGTTTGGCTGTGCAGCTTATTCAGTTCCAGCGGTGCCTCCACCTGAACCAGCTGCTGCCACAAACAGTCTCCAGAACCTGCAGGACCTCGCCATGATGGGCTTCCCAGATCACAAGAG TTTGTCCGTCCAGATGACGGCCAGAGGAAACAGCTTTGGGATGCCTGCAGCACCCCTCATACTCGGGCACGGCTCTCCCTCCTCACCTTCTTTCCTCCAGGCTGTGATCCCCGGCTCTCCTGCTCTGTCCCATGTCAAGGTCCAGAGCCTGAGCTCGGCTCCGGGCAGCCCGCTGTTCCACTCTCTGTCCCCCTGCCACCCTCCCCTCCAGGGCAGCCCGGCCAGAGCCGCAGACGTCTCCCTGAGCAACGTGCACGTCCCTCTGGAGGCCATCAGACCGA gtAAAGTGCTGCCTGTGACGGCCTACGATAAGGACGGCGTTCGCATGCTCCTCAACTTCGCATCCGACTGTCCCGCCGGCAGGCCTGACGTGTTGGTGATGGTGGTGTCCATGCTCAATACGGCGCCCCTGCTTGTTCACAACGTGGTACTGCAAGCCGCCGTGCCCAAG TCAATGAAGGTGAAGCTGCAGCCTCCATCAGGAGCAGAACTGGCACCGTTTAACCCGATCCTACCTCCAGCCTCCATCACCCAGATCATGCTGCTGGCCAACCCAACCAAG GAGAAGGTGCGTCTGCGCTACAAGCTGGCTTTCACACTAGGAGACCGTCTGTGCAACGAGGTCGGAGAGGTCGACCAGTTCCCCCCCCCAGACAACTGGGATCAACTATAG
- the gga3b gene encoding ADP-ribosylation factor-binding protein GGA3 isoform X1, whose protein sequence is MTSRDVVSAMAYQEEESLESWLNKATHPTNRQEDWEYIIGFCDQINKELEGPQIAVTLLVHKIHSPQEWEALQALTVLEACMKNCARRFHNEVGKYRFLNELIKVVSPKYMGDSAPEKVKLKIVEMLYSWTVAFPNETKISEAYQTLRRQGLVTHDPELPLDRTLIPSPPTRPKHPVFDNEDMGKLLAELLRSKNPEDLQEANRLIKNMVKEDEARVQKVTKRIHTLEEVNINVKLLTEMLSHYNKDSSTDSDRDIIKELYERCDKLRRAAFKIATETEDNDTSLGDILQASDDLSRVINSYKKIVEGQPINGDSEEPRSTAGHSESAAGIDLHSTETTDTLIDLADLAGLDTPSPPQPAAHHFQPAAHHFQSADLISTNPTASPIPVLPPPPKRLAGSHGSQSSSPSHPPLDKTSAALSLLDDELLSLGLNDPPTSLSKPKLNELSDQWTSLQAPASGVDLFGCAAYSVPAVPPPEPAAATNSLQNLQDLAMMGFPDHKSLSVQMTARGNSFGMPAAPLILGHGSPSSPSFLQAVIPGSPALSHVKVQSLSSAPGSPLFHSLSPCHPPLQGSPARAADVSLSNVHVPLEAIRPSKVLPVTAYDKDGVRMLLNFASDCPAGRPDVLVMVVSMLNTAPLLVHNVVLQAAVPKSMKVKLQPPSGAELAPFNPILPPASITQIMLLANPTKEKVRLRYKLAFTLGDRLCNEVGEVDQFPPPDNWDQL, encoded by the exons ATGACGTCACGCGATGTTGTGAGTGCTATGGCGTACCAGGAAGAGGAGTCGCTTGAATCCTGGCTCA ATAAAGCCACCCATCCGACAAACCGACAGGAGGACTGGGAGTACATCATAGGCTTCTGTGATCAGATCAACAAGGAGCTGGAAGG TCCTCAGATAGCTGTGACTCTGCTCGTCCACAAAATTCACTCGCCACAAGAATGGGAGGCTCTTCAGGCTCTGACA GTATTGGAGGCTTGTATGAAGAACTGCGCGAGAAGGTTTCATAATGAAGTCggaaaatacagatttttgaaTGAGCTGATTAAAGTTGTGTCTCCGAAG TACATGGGTGACAGCGCGCCCGAGAAGGTGAAGTTGAAGATTGTAGAGATGCTGTACAGCTGGACGGTGGCGTTTCCAAATGAAACCAAGATAAGTGAAGCCTACCAGACGCTGAGGAGACAGG GCCTCGTGACACATGACCCGGAGTTACCGCTGGACAGGACTCTGATTCCTTCTCCTCCGACACGACCGAAGCATCCGGTGTTTGACAACGAGGACATGGGCAAG ctgCTTGCTGAGCTTCTTCGGAGTAAAAACCCAGAGGACCTCCAGGAAgccaacagattaatcaaaaaCATGGTGAAAGAG GACGAGGCTCGTGTGCAGAAGGTTACGAAGCGTATACACACTCTGGAGGAGGTGAACATCAACGTGAAGCTGCTGACGGAGATGCTGTCCCACTACAATAAAGACAGCTCCACCGACTCAGACAGGGACATTATTAAG GAACTCTACGAGCGCTGTGACAAGCTGAGGCGTGCTGCTTTCAAAATTGCCACCGAGACGGAGGACAATGACACTAGTCTAG GTGACATCCTGCAGGCCAGCGATGACCTCTCCAGGGTCATCAACTCCTACAAGAAGATCGTTGAGGGGCAGCCCATCAACGGTGACAGCGAGGAGCCTCGCTCTACCGCTGGTCACAGCGAGAGTG CTGCTGGTATCGATCTTCACTCAACAGAGACCACAGATACGCTGATCGACCTCGCCGACCTCGCCGGCCTCGACACTCCGAGCCCTCCTCAGCCCGCTGCCCATCACTTCCAGCCCGCCGCCCATCACTTCCAGTCCGCTGATCTCATCTCCACCAATCCCACGGCTTCCCCCATCCCCgtcctgcctcctcctcccaaACGCCTGGCCGGCTCCCACGGCAGCCAGAGCAGCAGCCCGAGTCACCCCCCCCTCGACAAGACCTCCGCTGCTCTGTCTCTCCTCGACGATGAGCTGCTGTCTCTAG GACTGAACGACCCCCCTACCTCTCTGAGCAAACCCAAGTTGAACGAGCTGTCTGATCAGTGGACTTCCTTGCAG GCTCCAGCTTCAGGTGTGGACCTGTTTGGCTGTGCAGCTTATTCAGTTCCAGCGGTGCCTCCACCTGAACCAGCTGCTGCCACAAACAGTCTCCAGAACCTGCAGGACCTCGCCATGATGGGCTTCCCAGATCACAAGAG TTTGTCCGTCCAGATGACGGCCAGAGGAAACAGCTTTGGGATGCCTGCAGCACCCCTCATACTCGGGCACGGCTCTCCCTCCTCACCTTCTTTCCTCCAGGCTGTGATCCCCGGCTCTCCTGCTCTGTCCCATGTCAAGGTCCAGAGCCTGAGCTCGGCTCCGGGCAGCCCGCTGTTCCACTCTCTGTCCCCCTGCCACCCTCCCCTCCAGGGCAGCCCGGCCAGAGCCGCAGACGTCTCCCTGAGCAACGTGCACGTCCCTCTGGAGGCCATCAGACCGA gtAAAGTGCTGCCTGTGACGGCCTACGATAAGGACGGCGTTCGCATGCTCCTCAACTTCGCATCCGACTGTCCCGCCGGCAGGCCTGACGTGTTGGTGATGGTGGTGTCCATGCTCAATACGGCGCCCCTGCTTGTTCACAACGTGGTACTGCAAGCCGCCGTGCCCAAG TCAATGAAGGTGAAGCTGCAGCCTCCATCAGGAGCAGAACTGGCACCGTTTAACCCGATCCTACCTCCAGCCTCCATCACCCAGATCATGCTGCTGGCCAACCCAACCAAG GAGAAGGTGCGTCTGCGCTACAAGCTGGCTTTCACACTAGGAGACCGTCTGTGCAACGAGGTCGGAGAGGTCGACCAGTTCCCCCCCCCAGACAACTGGGATCAACTATAG
- the gga3b gene encoding ADP-ribosylation factor-binding protein GGA3 isoform X3: MKDTAVTGSYNKATHPTNRQEDWEYIIGFCDQINKELEGPQIAVTLLVHKIHSPQEWEALQALTVLEACMKNCARRFHNEVGKYRFLNELIKVVSPKYMGDSAPEKVKLKIVEMLYSWTVAFPNETKISEAYQTLRRQGLVTHDPELPLDRTLIPSPPTRPKHPVFDNEDMGKLLAELLRSKNPEDLQEANRLIKNMVKEDEARVQKVTKRIHTLEEVNINVKLLTEMLSHYNKDSSTDSDRDIIKELYERCDKLRRAAFKIATETEDNDTSLGDILQASDDLSRVINSYKKIVEGQPINGDSEEPRSTAGHSESAAGIDLHSTETTDTLIDLADLAGLDTPSPPQPAAHHFQPAAHHFQSADLISTNPTASPIPVLPPPPKRLAGSHGSQSSSPSHPPLDKTSAALSLLDDELLSLGLNDPPTSLSKPKLNELSDQWTSLQAPASGVDLFGCAAYSVPAVPPPEPAAATNSLQNLQDLAMMGFPDHKSLSVQMTARGNSFGMPAAPLILGHGSPSSPSFLQAVIPGSPALSHVKVQSLSSAPGSPLFHSLSPCHPPLQGSPARAADVSLSNVHVPLEAIRPSKVLPVTAYDKDGVRMLLNFASDCPAGRPDVLVMVVSMLNTAPLLVHNVVLQAAVPKSMKVKLQPPSGAELAPFNPILPPASITQIMLLANPTKEKVRLRYKLAFTLGDRLCNEVGEVDQFPPPDNWDQL, encoded by the exons ATGAAAGACACAGCAGTGACTGGAAGTTACA ATAAAGCCACCCATCCGACAAACCGACAGGAGGACTGGGAGTACATCATAGGCTTCTGTGATCAGATCAACAAGGAGCTGGAAGG TCCTCAGATAGCTGTGACTCTGCTCGTCCACAAAATTCACTCGCCACAAGAATGGGAGGCTCTTCAGGCTCTGACA GTATTGGAGGCTTGTATGAAGAACTGCGCGAGAAGGTTTCATAATGAAGTCggaaaatacagatttttgaaTGAGCTGATTAAAGTTGTGTCTCCGAAG TACATGGGTGACAGCGCGCCCGAGAAGGTGAAGTTGAAGATTGTAGAGATGCTGTACAGCTGGACGGTGGCGTTTCCAAATGAAACCAAGATAAGTGAAGCCTACCAGACGCTGAGGAGACAGG GCCTCGTGACACATGACCCGGAGTTACCGCTGGACAGGACTCTGATTCCTTCTCCTCCGACACGACCGAAGCATCCGGTGTTTGACAACGAGGACATGGGCAAG ctgCTTGCTGAGCTTCTTCGGAGTAAAAACCCAGAGGACCTCCAGGAAgccaacagattaatcaaaaaCATGGTGAAAGAG GACGAGGCTCGTGTGCAGAAGGTTACGAAGCGTATACACACTCTGGAGGAGGTGAACATCAACGTGAAGCTGCTGACGGAGATGCTGTCCCACTACAATAAAGACAGCTCCACCGACTCAGACAGGGACATTATTAAG GAACTCTACGAGCGCTGTGACAAGCTGAGGCGTGCTGCTTTCAAAATTGCCACCGAGACGGAGGACAATGACACTAGTCTAG GTGACATCCTGCAGGCCAGCGATGACCTCTCCAGGGTCATCAACTCCTACAAGAAGATCGTTGAGGGGCAGCCCATCAACGGTGACAGCGAGGAGCCTCGCTCTACCGCTGGTCACAGCGAGAGTG CTGCTGGTATCGATCTTCACTCAACAGAGACCACAGATACGCTGATCGACCTCGCCGACCTCGCCGGCCTCGACACTCCGAGCCCTCCTCAGCCCGCTGCCCATCACTTCCAGCCCGCCGCCCATCACTTCCAGTCCGCTGATCTCATCTCCACCAATCCCACGGCTTCCCCCATCCCCgtcctgcctcctcctcccaaACGCCTGGCCGGCTCCCACGGCAGCCAGAGCAGCAGCCCGAGTCACCCCCCCCTCGACAAGACCTCCGCTGCTCTGTCTCTCCTCGACGATGAGCTGCTGTCTCTAG GACTGAACGACCCCCCTACCTCTCTGAGCAAACCCAAGTTGAACGAGCTGTCTGATCAGTGGACTTCCTTGCAG GCTCCAGCTTCAGGTGTGGACCTGTTTGGCTGTGCAGCTTATTCAGTTCCAGCGGTGCCTCCACCTGAACCAGCTGCTGCCACAAACAGTCTCCAGAACCTGCAGGACCTCGCCATGATGGGCTTCCCAGATCACAAGAG TTTGTCCGTCCAGATGACGGCCAGAGGAAACAGCTTTGGGATGCCTGCAGCACCCCTCATACTCGGGCACGGCTCTCCCTCCTCACCTTCTTTCCTCCAGGCTGTGATCCCCGGCTCTCCTGCTCTGTCCCATGTCAAGGTCCAGAGCCTGAGCTCGGCTCCGGGCAGCCCGCTGTTCCACTCTCTGTCCCCCTGCCACCCTCCCCTCCAGGGCAGCCCGGCCAGAGCCGCAGACGTCTCCCTGAGCAACGTGCACGTCCCTCTGGAGGCCATCAGACCGA gtAAAGTGCTGCCTGTGACGGCCTACGATAAGGACGGCGTTCGCATGCTCCTCAACTTCGCATCCGACTGTCCCGCCGGCAGGCCTGACGTGTTGGTGATGGTGGTGTCCATGCTCAATACGGCGCCCCTGCTTGTTCACAACGTGGTACTGCAAGCCGCCGTGCCCAAG TCAATGAAGGTGAAGCTGCAGCCTCCATCAGGAGCAGAACTGGCACCGTTTAACCCGATCCTACCTCCAGCCTCCATCACCCAGATCATGCTGCTGGCCAACCCAACCAAG GAGAAGGTGCGTCTGCGCTACAAGCTGGCTTTCACACTAGGAGACCGTCTGTGCAACGAGGTCGGAGAGGTCGACCAGTTCCCCCCCCCAGACAACTGGGATCAACTATAG
- the nup85 gene encoding nuclear pore complex protein Nup85, with product MEELDVEPAVTNIPAAGDGLHLGFAWGPGDILAYETLYKASGAKGSASPFIHEVRKDEDIYSPILRKLFNESHHIFVGLQTIREDLPSKNKKPQFVSISKNYRSVIRACMEELQQVAVSSKDADVATQYGNQVSILLAIELIWNLCEVLFIDAAPAGSLLLHLLDWVRLHKADVDEKAREVLQSESPAEHHDYWDVVVSYVLQGRLEEARQMLVKQATLQPAARNMYKLMDTLLSKMPFYNPGGTQTLTEFDVKWRHWHQEVDRCLQDNSFASNQHLEIICRILVGDEDTLLEHKERLSTWYHFLVTRLLFSHPTVKPTELHYYAQSCMTMFLDSRSVPEPLDSILLAAFEFDIHQVIKDCSIALNNWWFVAHLTDLLDHCKLLQSHNLHFGSNLREFLLLEYASGLFTHHSLWQLAVDYFDHCPEFGRVYLELQIERVPLDTERKALKVLRICEQRQMSEQVRSICKIMAMRALRNNRLGSALSWSIRAKDAAFATLISERFLQDYCNKGTFSDLDLIDNLGPAMLLSDRLTFLGKYREFHKLYGEKRFSEAAKLLLSLMTAKIAPRSFWMTLLTDALPLLEQKEVIFSADQTHELMFCLEELTSSLNTTAGGTDRPMQDEDIELTKVELLRLALARNLAMAIVKEGTVEA from the exons ATGGAGGAGTTAGACGTTGAGCCGGCTGTAACG AATATCCCTGCAGCCGGTGATGGGTTGCATTTGGGGTTTGCATGGGGTCCAGGCGACATCCTTGCATATGAAACCCTTTACAAAGCATCAG GTGCTAAAGGATCAGCCTCCCCCTTCATCCATGAGGTCAGAAAAGATGAGGACATATATTCCCCCATTTTACGCAAACTCTTCAACGAGTCCCATCACATCTTTGTTGGCCTGCAGACGATTAGAGAGGACCTCCCCAGCAAGAACAAAAAACCCCA ATTTGTCAGCATCAGTAAAAACTACAGATCTGTGATACGAGCCTGTATGGAGGAGCTTCAGCAAGTTGCAG TTTCTTCAAAAGATGCAGACGTGGCCACGCAATATGGAAACCAG GTGTCCATCCTGTTGGCCATTGAACTGATCTGGAATCTGTGTGAAGTGCTGTTCATCGATGCTGCTCCTG cgGGTTCCCTGTTGCTCCACCTCCTAGACTGGGTGAGGTTACACAAGGCTGATGTGGATGAGAAGGCCAGAGAAGTGCTGCAAAGCGAGAGCCCTGCTGAGCACCACGACTACTGGGATGTG GTGGTGAGTTACGTGCTGCAGGGCAGGTTGGAGGAAGCCAGACAGATGCTGGTGAAGCAGGCCACCCTGCAGCCTGCTGCCAGGAACATGTACAAGCTGATGGACACTCTGCTCAGCAAGATGCCCTTCTACAAT CCTGGCGGCACCCAGACACTgacagagtttgatgtgaagTGGAGACACTGGCACCAGGAGGTGGACCGCTGCCTGCAGGACAACTCGTTCGCCAGCAACCAACACCTGGAGATCATCTGCAGG ATCCTAGTGGGGGATGAAGACACGCTGCTGGAGCACAAGGAGCGACTGAGCACCTGGTACCACTTCCTGGTCACTAGACTGCTCTTCAGCCACCCAACAGTCAAACCCACGGAGTTGCACTACTATGCACAG TCATGCATGACGATGTTTCTGGACTCGCGGAGCGTCCCGGAGCCCCTGGACAGCATCTTACTGGCTGCCTTTGAGTTTGACATCCACCAGGTCATCAAGGACTGCAG CATCGCTCTCAACAACTGGTGGTTTGTGGCCCATTTGACAGATCTGTTGGATCACTGCAAACTCCTCCAGTCTCACAATCTACA ctttggcTCCAACTTGAGAGAGTTTCTCCTGTTAGAATATGCCTCTGGTCTCTTCACTCATCACAG tctgTGGCAGCTGGCCGTGGACTACTTCGACCACTGCCCAGAGTTTGGCCGCGTCTACCTGGAGCTGCAGATCGAGCGCGTTCCTTTAGACACGGAGCGCAAAGCCCTCAAGGTGCTCAGGATCTGTGAGCAGAGGCAAATGTCAGAACAAG TGCGGAGTATCTGTAAAATCATGGCTATGAGGGCCTTGAGGAACAACAGACTGGGCTCGGCTCTCTCCTGGAGCATCAGGGCCAAAGATGCTGCCTTCGCCACCCTCATTTCAGAGAG gtttcTACAGGATTACTGCAACAAAGGAACCTTCTCTGATTTGGACCTGATAGACAACTTGGGTCCAGCGATGCTGCTCAGCGACAGGCTCACCTTCCTcg GGAAGTACCGCGAGTTCCACAAGCTGTACGGAGAGAAGCGCTTCAGCGAGGCGGCCAAGCTGCTCCTCTCCCTCATGACGGCCAAGATCGCCCCCCGCAGCTTCTGGATGACCCTGCTGACCGACGCCCTGCCGCTGCTGGAGCAGAAAGAG GTGATCTTCTCAGCAGACCAAACCCATGAGCTGATGTTCTGTTTAGAGGAGCTCACCAGCTCTCTGAACACCACAGCTGGCGGCACAGACAGGCCCATGCAG GATGAAGACattgagctgaccaaagtggaGCTCCTGAGACTCGCTCTGGCCAGGAACCTCGCCATGGCTATTGTCAAAGAGGGAACCGTGGAAGcgtga